The genome window TTGCTGAGTTCTCCCGAAAAGGCGTCGAGCTTGAAGATGTCGATTTCCTCGCCCTTTTCCTCGTTGATGAGCTTGACGAGCTTCGCCCGGGCGTCCACGAGCGTTTTTTGCGTTTCCTGGAGGAAATCGTACACCTCCTGCGCGGCAATGGCGCCGTAGTAGTATTCGTGGACCTTGAGGATGATTTCCGTCTTTTTGAGCCGGACGCCCTCCTGCTGCACGCGGACGCCGCCCCGGGAAGCCTCCCGGAGCCCTTCGATCAGGCCGAAGGTGAAGAGCGGCTGGATGACGCTGAGCCGGGCGGACTGGAAAATCCCGATGGGGCTGTCGCCGTTGGTCCGGTCGGGCGATGAGAGGTGATTGCCGCGGGCGGCGGGGACGGGGCCCACAATTCCGAGGATTTCAACCTGGGGCCACCGGGCGGCGTCGGCCTGGCTCTGCTTGGCGCGGTAGATGTCCACATCCGCCTCGGCTTCCTTGATGGCCGCGTTGTGGCGCAGGGCAAGCGCAATGGCTTGATCGAGGGTCAGGAGCTGCCGCCCCGCCGCGGGCGTTTTCTTCAGCTGGATGCCTTCGGCCCCTTGGGCGGGTGATGCGGCCAGAACCAACACGAGCGCCAGAAGGGGCCAGGGCGCCAAAAATCTGCCTGTCAGTCTTTTCATTTCACTTTCTCGAAAATAAAGTTACCGATCAATTTTTCGATGTCGATCGGCGGCTCGGTTTCGCGGATGCGTCCCCCGGGAGGGATCGTCTGCTCCGCCCCGCCCGGACTGATCAGGATGTATTTTTCGCCCAAAAGCCCCTTGGTGCGAATAGAGGCGATGGTGTCGCGCGCGAGCTTGATGCCATTGTTGATGCGGAGGGTGACCGCAGCTTCGTCGTCGCGCAGGCCGATTTTTTTGACTTTCCCGATCCGGACCCCCGCCATTTCGACCGAGGCGCCCTCGGTGAGGCCCGAGACGGAGGTGAATCTCGCCGTGATGGCGTAGTTTGCCGTGTCGAAAAGGTCCACGCCGCCGAGCCGGATGGAGAGATAGCCCAGCGCGATGAGGCCGGCCAGGACGAACAGGCCGACTGCGATTTCCACTCCGCGGTGCCGCATGCGTTTTCCTTCCCTGCCTAGGGCAGAAGCGATGTCAGCGCGTAGTCGCCGATCAGAATCAGGACCGAGGAAAGAACCACGGCGGAAGTGGTGGCCCGTCCCACCCCTTCGGCCCCGTTACCGCAATGAAAGCCTTTATAACAGCATACCCAAGAGACAAGGATGCCGAAAGTGATAGATTTCCAGAGTCCGGCGGTGACGTCCAGCATCCCGACCTTCGCTTCCATTTGACTGAAGTAGGTTCCCGAGCTGAGCCCAAGGGATTTTACGCCAATGAGATAGCCGCCGAATATGCCCACCACATCGAAAATGGCCGTCAGGAACGGAAAGGCGATAAGCCCGGCCAGGAGGCGGGGGGTGGACAGCCGCTGAAGGGGGTCGACCGCCATGCTGCGGAGGGCGTCCACCTGCTCGGTGATGATCATGATTCCGATCTCGGCCGCCATGGACGAGCCGGCGCGGCCGGTGACGACCAGCGCGGTGAGGACCGGGCCGAGCTCGCGGATGAGGCTCAGGGCGACGGCGGGTCCCAGGAGCCCCTCGGAGCCGAATTTGCTGAGGGTGTAGTGCCCCTGGAGACCGAGCACCATCCCCGTGAACAGTGCTGTCAGGACCACGAGGGGCAGGGAGGTGGCGCCGATGGCATGGAGCTGGCGCAAAAGCAGGGAGTGGCGCCAGGGCGGAAGAAAGCACCAGCCCACCGTGCGCAGGAGGAAAATGACCATTCGGCCCATTGTGCCGAGCGTGTCGAGAGAGCGCCTGCCCAACTGTTCCACGGCGCCGATTGCGAATGAAGCAAACTGCATACTGCGTGCCTCGAGGTTTGGAACTGGAGAAATGGAACCGCCGCCTGCCGCGGGAGATAGGCGGACTTCGAAAGGTTTATCCGCGGCCGAGGGTTCGAAAAAAAACCTTCTCTAGTGTATCTTTCTTCCCGTCTTGATGGCAACGTGGAAAATCGCCTGAAAGAGGGCGCTTCCGCGCCCCAGATGGGGCATGGGCCGGGTTTTCGGGCAGGCGCTCCGCCTGCTGCGGAGGCCATTCGCGAAGAGGGTTCCGATGGAGGGAGGAAAGGGTCTGCGCTCGCTTTTCCGTTACCTGGAGTTCGGCGTACGCCTTCATCTGGAGGATTTCGCCAACCTGACGGGTGTGGTCCTTGTGGTCTTCCTTCCCTTCGCGGTGGTATCGATTGTCCTTCACCCCCCCCTGCGGGAGCTCATCCAGGGAGGCGGGAATCTTTTCGTTCTCCTTCCCCGCGTCATCCTCTCCCAGCTTCTCATGCGGGTGGCCCAGGCGTTTGTTTTCATTTTGCTCATTCTCAAGCTGGAGGCCCACCTGCGGGGCGAGGGGAATATCTGGGACATCGGCGGCGCCCTCGGGCGGTTCGGCCGGGTGGTGCGGGTGGACATCGCCTATGTGTTCGGAATCCAGGTGCTGGGCCTCTTCGTGCTCTGGACGGGGGTGATGGTGCTGAGCGTTTTCTTCGGGCAAAGCCCCATCGTTCTTCCGCTGGCGGTGACCATCGCGGGCGTGTTGACGATCGGGCCGGCGATCCGGTTTTATTTCTGCACGTTTTCCGCCTTGATCCACAATACCGATTTTGTCGCTTCCTTTCGCACTTCGGCCGAACTCTCATCGGGCGCCGAGCGCATGGTCGTCCTGATCGTGATGACCTTTCTGGTGGCGTGGTTTATCGTCATGCGGATTTTTCAGGGATTTTTCGGGGACGGCCTCTTCGGTCAGATCGTGGTCCAGGCCGGCGTGATGGCGTTCTCGATTCCGTATTATTTCGCGACCTACCGGCTCTATCTCGATCTCTCTCTTGAGGATTCCCGCCGCGCCGCGATGAAGGATCCGGAGGAGCCGCCATCGGGCGGGTCCGCCCCGGATGACGATCTCTCCCGTCTGGAATAAAGCTCAGTAAACGATTTCGAAGCTGAGGCCGTCGTAGGCCAGCTCGACCCCCTCCGGGAGGTTCCGGTTGGTCTCGTGGTATTCGAGTTCGTAATTCGTGTGGGTGAAGTAACATCGCTGCGGGCCGATTTCCGCTATCACTTCGAGCGCCTGCGCCACCGTCAGGTGGGTGGGGTGCGGCCGGTGGCGAAGGGCGTCCAGGATCAAAATTTCCACCCCTTCCAGCGCCTCCATTGCGGCCTCGGGGATTGCGTTGCAGTCGGTGGCGTAGGCGAAATTTCCTATCCGGAACCCCATCACCTGGGTGTTTCTCCCGTGATCGAGCGCGATCGGGAGGATCCGCAGTCCGGCCGCCTCGAAGGGCGATGTGTCCACCTCGATCAATTCGAGCTGCGGCTTCCAGCCCTCGTAGCCGTCGTCGGGCCCGAAGATGTAGCTGAAGTTCTGGCGAAGGGTTTTCGCCGTGTCGGGGAACGCGTAGCAATGGATCGTTTTTTTCATGAGGAAGTTGTACATCCGCAGATCGTCGATGCCGTTCGTGTGATCGGCATGGTGGTGGGTGTAGATAACCGCGTCCACCCGGAGCAGCGGGTGCCGCAGGGCCTGCTGGCGCAGATCGGGGCCCGTGTCCACGAGAAGATTCCCCCCCTCGCTCTCGATGACGATGCTGGGCCGCAGGCGCTGGTTCTTGGGGTCATCCGAGAGGCAGACCGGGTCGGTGCAGCCGATCGAGGGCACTCCGGTCGAGGTGCCGCAGCCCAGGACGGTGACGCGCGCCCTCATGCCACCGCCCCGGCCAGCGCTTCGGCCGCCCGCTCGACCCCTGCGCGGTCCACGTCCAGATGCGTGACCGCCCGCAGGAGGCCCTTTCCGGGAATCGAGAGCGCCACCCCGCGCGCCTGGAGCCTCTCGGCGATCGTCTCGGCGCTTTTTCCCGTCTCCGACACATCGAGGTAGACGATGTTCGTCGGGGTGCTCTCGTAGAGGTGCCGCACGCCCGGAATGCCGGCCGTCCGCTCGGCGAGGCGCTGGGCGTTGGCGTGATCCTCGGCCAGCCGCTCGACGTGGTGGTCGAGCGCATAAAGGCCCGCCGCGGCGAGGATGCCCGCCTGCCGCCAGACGCCCCCGAAGATTTTGTGGTACCGCCGCGCGCGGGCGATGAAGTCGGCGCTTCCCAAGAGCACCGAGCCCACCGGACAGCCGAGTCCCTTGGAGAGGCAGAAGTTCATGGTGTCGCAGGCGGCCCCCCATTTTCCGGGCGGAATGCCGCTTGCGACCGCGGCGTTGAAGATGCGCGCCCCGTCCATGTGGAGCGGGATGCCCGCCTCGCGGGCGAGCTCCTGAAGCGCGCCCAGCCCTTCGAGGGGAAAGATCGTGCCGCCGCCCGCGTTGTGGGTGTTCTCGGCCCAGAGGAGGGCGGTGCGGGGGTGCCAGCCTTCCTTGGGCCGAAGAGCCGCCTCGGCCGCCTCGCGGCGGTAGATGCCGCGCTCGGCCGGGACGAAGGCGAACTGGACGCCCGAGAGAAAGCTGCCGGCCGCCATCTCGCTGCGCACCGGGTGGCATTTCGCCTCCGAGATGATCTCATCGCCCGGCTGGGTGTGGGTCTTGATGGCCAGTTGGTTGGCCATGGTGCCCGAGGCGACGTAGAGCGCCGCCTCTTTGCCGAAGAGCGCCGCCGCGCGCCGCTCGAGCGCGGCGACGGTCGGGTCCTCGCCCAATGAGGAATCGCCCACCTCGGCGCGGGCCATCGCCTCGCGCATGGCGGGGGTGGGCCGGGTGGCGGTATCGCTTCTCAGATCGATCAAGGATTCGGGCACGCGGGTACCCTAGCCCGATTCGGGTTCTTGGTATTCAACGTCTTTGAACTGATCCACCGCTTGGTAGACTTTCCTTTTGACGAAGATGTCCATGAGTTCGGGGCAAAGGTGATTGTCTTTTACCTCGAAACGCAGGATCTGAATCGCCTTATCGAGCGGCGCCGCCTTTTTGTAGGGCCGGTCGGTGGCCGTCAAGGCGTCGAAAATGTCGCAGACGCACATCATCCGCGCCTGAAGGGGAATCTGCTCCTCGGTGATCCCCTGGGGGTAGCCCTCGCCGTTGAGCTTTTCGTGGTGCCCGTGCGCGATCTCGGGGATTCCGCGCAGCTCCCGCGTCCAGGGGATCTGGACCAGGAAGTTGAAGCTGTGCGAGGCGTGCGATTCGATCTCTTTGCGCTCGGCGGCGGTGAGGTTTCCCCGGCGGAGGTTGAGGGCCGCGAGCTCGGCCTCGGTGAGATAGGGCTTTTCCTCCCCGTCGGTGTCGATGAAGGTGATTTCGCTCAGCTTTTGGAGCCGTTCGAAATTTCCGTCGGGCATCATGGAGGGCACATCTGCCTCGAGCACGAGGCTGAGAAACCCGTCCACCTCGGCGAGCCTCTCTTCCA of bacterium contains these proteins:
- a CDS encoding GntG family PLP-dependent aldolase, whose translation is MPESLIDLRSDTATRPTPAMREAMARAEVGDSSLGEDPTVAALERRAAALFGKEAALYVASGTMANQLAIKTHTQPGDEIISEAKCHPVRSEMAAGSFLSGVQFAFVPAERGIYRREAAEAALRPKEGWHPRTALLWAENTHNAGGGTIFPLEGLGALQELAREAGIPLHMDGARIFNAAVASGIPPGKWGAACDTMNFCLSKGLGCPVGSVLLGSADFIARARRYHKIFGGVWRQAGILAAAGLYALDHHVERLAEDHANAQRLAERTAGIPGVRHLYESTPTNIVYLDVSETGKSAETIAERLQARGVALSIPGKGLLRAVTHLDVDRAGVERAAEALAGAVA
- a CDS encoding TolC family protein — translated: MKRLTGRFLAPWPLLALVLVLAASPAQGAEGIQLKKTPAAGRQLLTLDQAIALALRHNAAIKEAEADVDIYRAKQSQADAARWPQVEILGIVGPVPAARGNHLSSPDRTNGDSPIGIFQSARLSVIQPLFTFGLIEGLREASRGGVRVQQEGVRLKKTEIILKVHEYYYGAIAAQEVYDFLQETQKTLVDARAKLVKLINEEKGEEIDIFKLDAFSGELS
- a CDS encoding MBL fold metallo-hydrolase, giving the protein MRARVTVLGCGTSTGVPSIGCTDPVCLSDDPKNQRLRPSIVIESEGGNLLVDTGPDLRQQALRHPLLRVDAVIYTHHHADHTNGIDDLRMYNFLMKKTIHCYAFPDTAKTLRQNFSYIFGPDDGYEGWKPQLELIEVDTSPFEAAGLRILPIALDHGRNTQVMGFRIGNFAYATDCNAIPEAAMEALEGVEILILDALRHRPHPTHLTVAQALEVIAEIGPQRCYFTHTNYELEYHETNRNLPEGVELAYDGLSFEIVY
- a CDS encoding MlaE family lipid ABC transporter permease subunit, which translates into the protein MQFASFAIGAVEQLGRRSLDTLGTMGRMVIFLLRTVGWCFLPPWRHSLLLRQLHAIGATSLPLVVLTALFTGMVLGLQGHYTLSKFGSEGLLGPAVALSLIRELGPVLTALVVTGRAGSSMAAEIGIMIITEQVDALRSMAVDPLQRLSTPRLLAGLIAFPFLTAIFDVVGIFGGYLIGVKSLGLSSGTYFSQMEAKVGMLDVTAGLWKSITFGILVSWVCCYKGFHCGNGAEGVGRATTSAVVLSSVLILIGDYALTSLLP
- the mlaD gene encoding outer membrane lipid asymmetry maintenance protein MlaD; amino-acid sequence: MRHRGVEIAVGLFVLAGLIALGYLSIRLGGVDLFDTANYAITARFTSVSGLTEGASVEMAGVRIGKVKKIGLRDDEAAVTLRINNGIKLARDTIASIRTKGLLGEKYILISPGGAEQTIPPGGRIRETEPPIDIEKLIGNFIFEKVK